One window of Pyrus communis chromosome 12, drPyrComm1.1, whole genome shotgun sequence genomic DNA carries:
- the LOC137709951 gene encoding cullin-1-like — MATEIMEWAEGWIYMQQGVTKLKRILEGLPETQFTPEEYMMLYTTLHTLCIQKPPYDYSQQLYEEYRETFDEYITSTVLPSRREKQDDILLQECVKRWENNKIMVRWLARFFHYLDCYFIARKSLPPLHQVGVNYLRDLLYQEVNADVRVAVIGLVGKEREAEEINRELLKNVIYVCVEIGMGKMDPYREDFEEHMLRETGEYYSRKASSWITEDSYPDYMSKVEESVKREKYRVSDYLQSSSEKKLVEKVQHELVVVYATLLFEKEHSAGS, encoded by the coding sequence atGGCAACCGAAATAATGGAGTGGGCTGAAGGATGGATCTATATGCAGCAGGGAGTTACAAAGCTAAAGAGGATTTTGGAAGGATTACCGGAGACTCAGTTCACACCTGAAGAGTATATGATGCTTTACACAACTCTCCATACATTGTGCATTCAAAAACCTCCTTACGATTATTCGCAGCAGCTTTATGAAGAGTATCGGGAGACATTTGATGAATACATTACTTCAACTGTTTTGCCCTCTCGAAGAGAGAAGCAGGATGACATTTTATTGCAGGAATGTGTCAAACGTTgggaaaacaataaaattatggTTAGGTGGCTTGCGCGCTTCTTTCATTATCTTGATTGCTACTTCATCGCTCGGAAGTCACTTCCTCCGCTACATCAAGTTGGGGTGAACTACTTACGTGATTTGCTTTACCAGGAGGTAAATGCGGATGTGAGAGTTGCTGTAATTGGTCTTGTTGGAAAAGAACGCGAGGCGGAGGAAATCAACAGAGAACTATTGAAGAATgtgatatatgtgtgtgtagaAATTGGAATGGGAAAAATGGATCCTTATAGAGAGGACTTTGAAGAACACATGCTACGAGAAACTGGTGAATACTATTCTCGTAAAGCATCAAGTTGGATCACGGAGGACAGTTACCCGGATTACATGTCGAAAGTAGAGGAAAGCGTGAAAAGGGAGAAGTATCGAGTTTCTGATTACCTGCAATCGAGCAGTGAGAAGAAGCTGGTGGAAAAAGTGCAACATGAGTTGGTGGTGGTTTATGCAACTCTACTGTTCGAAAAGGAGCATTCTGCAGGTTCTTGA